The Archocentrus centrarchus isolate MPI-CPG fArcCen1 chromosome 5, fArcCen1, whole genome shotgun sequence genome contains the following window.
ctctgtcacacaaccctctgcatgttttccttcactacatccatgaatcttctctgtgggcttcttttcctcctacctggcagctccatattcaacaacATATCCACCATCCTTCCCCTGCAcatatccaaaccatctcaggcttgcctctctaactttgtcgcCAAagtgctcaacctgagctgtcctgctgatatactcatttctaatcctgtccctcctggtcactcccagtggaGATCTTAGCattttcagctctgccttctgtctttttctcagtgTCATCATCTCCAAATCTTACTTCATAACAGGTCTCACTCTTGTTGTTATTCCTCtatcacaaatcacccctgacacttgtctccacccactccaccctgcctgcactctcttcttcacctctcttgtgcactgtctgttgctttggtcGGTTGACTTCAGGTATTTAacctcatctaccttcactatctatgctccttgcatcttcacctttctgtctccttttcattcacacatgtatcctgtcttgcttctactgacttttattcctcttctctccagagcacacctccacctctctaggctctcttccacctgctccctactctcactacagatcacaatgtcatctgcagacatcatagtccacagagactcctgcctgacctcatttgtcagcctgtccatcaccattgcaaacaagaaggggctcagagccagtccctgatgtaatcccaccccaaccttgaacccatctgtcactcctactgcacaaCTAACTCTATCTTGCTGTCCTCAAACATGTCTCTCTGCCTCCCCTGAGTCCCTCATGTAATACCACAGGTCCTCTCTTTGCACTCTATCATACTTTCTCTAGATATgtcctgttatttttaaataaacataaagaacacactcaattaaaaaaatgttttatttaaatagttcAGTGACTTGTCCTTATTTCTTCTTGCTCTTCTTATCCTTGGCCTTCTTTTTGCTAGGCTTCTGGGCACTGGCCTTTTTGTAAAGGTAAAGTCCAACCAAGCCAAGCAGAGTGGGCACCAAGGCCAAACACACCAGGGGGAAAACATCGTTGACCATCTTCTGCCACTGCGTCTGCTGTGACAGAGAAATCACCTCCACCTCAAACTCGAGAGCAGCATTACCTAGGAGAGATCCAAGTCACATTCACTGTTCAGTAAAACACAGTTATATTCAACACAAATTGTAAGGTTTGTAGTGTCATGCACAGTAGTGAAGTTTTTTAAGTACTTTTCCTTTAAATCTATTGTTTATGATTATATGTTATGTGGgtcacaaaataaagaaaaattcataaataaatcataagaaacaacaaatgcaccaaaatgtTTCCACACGAGTTCACTGCATCATGCTCTGTGGCATATATAAAAATGCTGTTTACTCTGACTTAGTATCAAGATGCCAAAAGCTATAAAAATGTGAGTGACTTTGAAAGAAAATTCATTGTTTGGGCACAGATTTCAGGAGCTGTTTTCACACTTGAACTCAGAAGAAATCAAAATCAGGACGTGTCCGATGTCATCCTTTCTCACATATAACACAAAGCAGGAGACGTATTCAGATGTGTTTGAACTACTGGAAGTACTCTGGTTTAGATGAGAGTGCTGCGTGTGTAGCACGAGCGGGAGGCAGGATTTAGGAGGGCCACTGTACTATCCCCCATGTAGGCACATAACATGGATCTGTACCAATGAGGTGGCAGATACAACTGTGTCTGATCATTTGCAttcccactagggtttaatcccgggatccgggattcccgggaaatgcgatcagaaccatttcccgtttcccgggaaacgttagacgggaaaccgggaaaaaagtcgcgcgcgttgatttgactttcagaaagaaaagaaagcttcataatgttaaatttaaggaaatattgagagaagggttcgtttaatgcgaaaagcattactcttcatttcaggcacgttcagcctccgtttaaggcttcagcttcatctcaagcgttttaatagaggtattacacagttgtgcttttttcctctttaatttgttgaaatcgtaggcaatgtgtttaccctaaggtattttgtattatataattttatattattatatattgttatattgcattatatagcctataaaatatgcctgccctgaacaataaagaaatatctgtttaacttcgagtgtttcttttcctcgtttgcagccgcttactaacaatcatgaattaggatacgggcctaatgtgtgaagaaattatcatgaaatagattgctttaacatatttcgcttttaaaatggagttgagtaaaatgtatattttttaggctataaggatcggccagtttttcaatagacgattcacagcgaacctactttaaccctcagacacggtgttataaatttgctgttgccagaatggcaatgaccaagtcgtagtgcattactcaaggccctgtgttatgccatattatagtgtagtacggtagttaacttttcaatgactattatagcattccactggtggagatatagcgcaacagatgtcgccacgacagcgtggctgagcctttatcaatgctgtggagatgaaccgtattgttttgcaccagcagttgtaaaatagcttggtataattccatgtacaatggaggaatattcgaattatatttgttaagggagtgttgaggaacgatacaacaccgcatagctcgagcactcgaatgccgagatgtaggttttattgcgttaatcaagccgacgttaccccctactgggcataacaggacatagctggaaagctacctctacaatatcacaataggttaaggccgacacaggctacagaaggcctaattaaaataaaaaaataaataaactttttcccgggattcccgggaaatgacgagccatttcccgatttcctgattcatgtcattttcgggaaaaatattaaaccctaattcCCACATGTATCTTCACCGTGCAAAGTCGTGTTCAGGTCTGCAGCGCAAGTGCGAAAACAGACCACGGTGCATGTTCATTAGTGCGACATAGAAGCACAAAAAGATGAGCAACTCTTCCTCAGGTGACTGAGGATGTTAATGCAGAGCATGATCAGACTCTGTCAGCAAGAAAAGGCCTGAGCGATCGCCTTTTTCTTATAATGAAACATCTCTAATAAAGGCCTTCAGTTACTGCATGCCACCAAAACCGAACACTGACGGGAGATTTTGGCCCAACGTTTTTGACAGCACTCTCCACAaacataaaatgataaaatatctTAGAAAATTGGTATTGATCGTTCTGGtaaagctccagagacttaTAGAATAAATACCAAGGAGTACCGAACGTGTTTTGATGATGTGTCAATGTGCAGTACTGGGACAGACTTCACTACATTTGACGCCAACTGGATTTTTCAGGAGGGTTTTCCAAATGTGCCTTCATGTTATATACATACAACAATATGATGTGATTTTAGCATTATCACCCAGCCGTGTGCTGTAGGCTATTTCTATCCTGCACTCTCAGTTCAGTACCTGGAATTGTTGGAGGGTAACCTTTCTTTCCATATGCAAGGTGAGAGGGAATAGTGGCTTTGATTTTCTGCCTGAATAAGAGAACAGAAACATACAGAAAGTCATATTTGGAGGAAGCATTTCTCAGATCCACTTCAAAACTAACCACTCTGGCATTTTTAATTTGTGACTGCATGCATGCAAATCAATTCTTGATCTCTTTCCCACCCAGTGGACCATTCACTTACCCTTCACAGACACCAACCAAGCTTTGCTCCAGACCTGATAAGAAATGTACACAGAGACAGTCAATCAGTAAAGCAAGCACATCCACTACTTGTTATCAAATGTAAGCTAATCACTCTGATAGAgcttattccatccatccatttgatAACTTACCAGCAATAACTGTCCTCTTGCCCAGCTCAACAACAAGAGGGTCCCGGGATAGAGATGAGTCAATCACCTTTCCATCCATCAGCTTACCCTGAAAACATTCAACAAGAGGAGTGAGATGGTGctgagaatttaaaaaattgctGAGAGATTTCACTGCTTAGCTATGTTTACATTTCTGAGTCAATTGGGCAATTGGTGCATATTTTATACAGGTGGGTTTGAGTTtaaacatgaaaagaaaagtgTGAGACTGTCTTTTTTAATCACAAAACAGATTAATAACTTTGAAgatagatgtaaaaaaaaagtcactgaaaaGCTGTGAGCAATCTAAAGTATATATAAGCATTTTTGATGCAATAAGAACACAAACTCACTTGGCAAGTTTCCCAGACAATGACTCAGTCTACATCTAACCTAAAAAGATGTATAATCAAGTTCTCCATTGCAAAAGGTTTTTCGTCTAGGACTCGTCTTAATCCATGTCTGGCAAACTAAGCCATAGTGCTTATACCTTAAAAGATGTTCCTGACATTTTGATAATTCACTGTTTTGCTAAGAGTTAGATGAAAAGGCTGATTGCCAGACATGTCTGTGGTTAGATTAGCTTGGCACCAACACGGGAAACAGGAGGGAGCTAAAGTAACAAATTCTGCCTTCCGTCAATTAAAAAGCAGTCAGGGTCTAATTAAACTCTTAATAAATATTGTATTAACACCAGGTGAACTGGAGAGGTGCAGCTCTTATCCAAACTAATAAAAGCCCAAAACAAATGTAAGTTTAAACattcaaaacagaacaaatataCATTTCCATCCACAAGTGCCTAAACTGAGTAATCAGGGTGTAATAATGTAAGAAGCAACAGACATTTGATTAGTCTCTTATTCCCCATTCAAATGGTCTAATTTCTTATtgtacacagtttatttttatggcTATAACAGTGATTATTCCAATTtctagtttttgtgttttttaaaaatgtttttactttgttgcccctgtgaagcactttgtaacaggatttaaaaagtgctatataaataattatttttcttattatcTGTATCGAtagatttttttctattatacTATCTATTCATCCATTTCTTATCCAAATCACGTgggaggggagctggagcctatatCAGCTGTAGGGGTAGGGTGCAACCTGGATgggtcaccagtctatcacagagctaatacagagacagacaaccattcacatttgCACCTACTGCCAGTTTAAAGGTACCAGTTAATCAGTTGCTGCCTTGAAATGTACTCCTGTTGAAAAGCAAAAGAGGGCCAGACCTAAGAACACTTGGCAGCAGAGGTGGAAGCGATGAGACTTTCATGAAGTGAAACAAGCTCTGTTGCAGCCAttggtagtagtagtagcacTAACCAGCCTAACACGCATGTCTCTGTACTGTGGGAGGGAGCTGGAGTACATAGAGACaacctgcaaactccacacacacactggatttgaacccaggaccttcttgctgtgaggcatcaGCAAACtacttatttttatattaattatcATTTTGGATGAAAAAATAATTGCAGCAGTTAAGTTTGACCTTCTGGGTTTTATTGGAAATGGTTTCCTTTAACTCTAATGTAGTGACAGCACGTGACTTGAGAGGTAGAAATGGTCATGTGGAGGCAAATGAGCAAATCTgattttgcatattttgcacTGAGCTATcactttacatttatataatggATCCGTTAGTTTCTATAATCCGGTTGATCGGCCTGTGGGTGGACCACACATACGTAAAACCTGAAGTGGTTGTGGTGCTGTTACTGCTGACGTGTTGCACCGCCCCATCGTTCCATAGTAAAATCAGAGAGGATCTCTgcataaaaaaacacatttaaaaacagtcaaTCACTACCTGACAATCAGAAAGCCGTTCAATAGGTGGCTGACCGCAGAGTCTTTTTATTATTCATATCTGTGTGTGAAACTGCACAAACCCAGCGAGGTCCACATGGCTCACGCAGACGGTGCCACATAGACAACAACCGCGCTCACGCTCAGCTGGTCTACCTACAAATCTCTGCTAAATGCACGCACCGTGAAGTGGCATATCAGCTGTGGACTCACCGTGTAGTGGATCTGCAGTGTGTCTCCCATTCTGGAAAGTATGGAGCAAGTTTCGGGTTTCACCTTGGGTCAGAAAAGTTGGCTGTTAACACTCGTGCATCTATGTTGCAGTGGGTGTCGTGTTAAAGCTGCGGCTGTTACTGCGTTGTTACATTGTAATACTCACCAAGGTCTCCACCTGCAGCTCCTCGGGCTCATCAGCGTCTTCTACCTGCGCGAGTCCACAGGTGAAGACTGCGAGCAGGAGCATAAAAACGGCGGTCTTCATTGTGAACTTCTGGGAAAGAGATGCCATCCAGCAACTTCCGTCTTCCACACTCAGAagcagagcgagagagagagaccgagtgagagagagagccgCGCTGCAGCGTGTGCCCGTCGACCTCTGCGTCCAAAATGGCTCAGCCTCAGGTAATGCTGATGTGTTGTAATACTGCAGTGATAAGCTCTAATAGCTTCTGGACGTTGTCCCAACACCTGGATCTCCCAGAAGAACCCGCCTCAAACATTCCGCCAGCATCCCATCAGGCTGCCGTGGGTGTGAAGCGGAAGCTCTGCAGTGGCGCTGGGGGGCGGTGCTGCGCAGCTTCTGCGCGGCTCTGTTGCTCCCTCATCAGGCTGCTCCATGCTGGAGAGTCCGGCGTGCTCAGAAGTAAACACGCCACGTCGATGCTAGTCTCACTAGCCTCTGGTTCAGACTGCAGGAAACGTGAGCGTGATGGGTAGGACGCAGCTTTACTCCGGAAGTGATGTAAAATCATGTATTGCATGATAAGTATTAAAGTAttatagaaatgtatttttctgtagCATCAGTTCCCCTTTGTTGAAGAAGAGCATCTGATTTCTCAGCCACTGCCtgactgatctttttttttttcaccccacTCAGTTAAAGGGACAGAAAATCAAGCGCAATATAATaactgtgaatgaatgaatggacggacagctaaataaaaagataaacaataaataaacaaacaaacaagacttTCATGTAGCACCTCTTTACAGAAGCGCCGTACTTACTATGTATTCCTTAAGGCAGGGGTTTCAAATATAAGGACCGGGGGCCAGAGTCAGTCCAACAAACACCATCCGGCCCACTGGACATTTTTGCAAAATGTGAAGGAAGGCTTAAATATTGGAGTTTTAActgttttaacttttctttctgaaaaagACCTTCCCCATGGCCATTCAAATGACACCAAAGTAAACAATTAAATGACAGCAAAGTTCCTGTTTTTGACAATCTACTGtagaaattaatgttttttgtttgtttttttgcagtgggtccacagttaaaaaaaaaaaaaaaaaatagggtaTTTTCTCTGAATTATCAAAAACCAGAACTTCTCCTGTAATTCttagacatttatttattacagtttagGCCCAAAGAGTCACGCTAACAGATTTCTTTCATTTACTACAGAAGAatttctttatcattttgtAAACGGAATCACTCTCCTGTCAGAAAGAAATCCTCGGGGCTGTGTTACATTATCACAACAGACCAGTGATAATAAATTGATTATCAATACATGTGGCAAACTGAGGTAACAGACAGTTTACATAAAGATGAATTACATAATTCATCAACAATCCAAGAAAAATTTCCATCACATTTAACAGCAGTTTGTGGCTAAGTTGTGTGCATGTTATAGTTTCTTGAAAATTTTAGTCATCCATTTGTTTTCAGTAATccaaataatttatataatctTCATGCAAAAATGTTGCATTGTGCTGTGAACAcctttaacagaaagaaaatatgaatTGGTATAAGTAGTCTTTGTATCCAGAGACAATAATCATCGTACagtatactgccaaaagtatttgcttgtctgccttcacacacatatgaacttgatgACAAGTtaatgacatcccattcttactCCATAGGGGGTAATACGAtattggcccaccctttgcagctataacagcttcaactgttctgggaaggctttccacaaggtttaggaatgtgtttatgggaatttttgaccaggtcagacattgatgttggatgagaaggcctggctctcagtctctgctctaattcatcccaaaggtgttctataaGGTTGAggtctgtgcaggccagtcaagttcttccacatgtctttatggaccttgctttgtacACTGGAGcacatgttggaacaggaaggggccatcctcaaactgtttccacaaagttgggagcatgaaattgtcttggtatgttgaagcattaagaatttctttcactggaactaaggggctgagtcCAACTCCTGACAAACAACtgcacaccataatccccctccatcaaacccagactcatccatcggatGACCAGAGGGAGAAGCaggatttgtcactccagagaacatgtctccactgcgctagagtccagtggcggcatgctttacaccactgcatccgatgctttgcattgtgcttggtgatgtaaggcttcaATGCAATTGctcagcaaaaaaaatcaattccatgaagctctctatgcactgttcttgagctaatctgaaggccacatgaagtttggaggtctgtagcaattaattctgcagaaagttgatgaGCTCTTCGTACTATGCAACTCAGCATCTTCTGACCCTGCTTTTATggggcctaccactttgtggctgagttgctgtcactCACAGTTGCTTCCACGTTGTTATAGTAACTTTGAATACTTAGAGGCATATACACTATACACTTCAAAGCAAATGTTTCTATCATACAAACCATCAagatttaaaggaaaaatgtaaaGGGAAGCTGTAGCTCTATTTTAAAATAAGCGCATAATTAAAATTGTTTTCTGAAACcacttaaataaaaacagatgatttgtGTGCAACCTAAATCTAAAGAATACTTTCCTCAGATCTTGTAAAAACTACTTGTTTTACAAGCATGCAGTTTTACTAGCTCTTTTTTTATCTAGTGATTTGGCTGTAAACAACACTGCAGAGAAGGGTGATGGTGAAGACATGCCGCATGATCTGTCATTATGAGTCATAGTACAGTACATACTGTATCTACATAATTAGGTTGATACACAAAACTTCTCTCATTTATGCAGTTCAGAATGATCATTTGTCACATTACTGTTACGCAACAAATGCTTTACTTTGTTCCCCATCTGTGCAGGGAAGTATTGCATAAGTGTTACTAAGTGCTGAAAAACCATCTCAGCCATTTCCTGAAAACCAAATATCTTTGCACATAACAGAAGTTTTGTGTAACGCTGTGTCAGGCACAGTGGGActtaaatttatttcatttacagtTACATCAGTATTGTGTGAACCTGTCCTACAAATGCTTTACATCgacttttgattaaaaaaagtgcATCTGCTACATTACATTGCCATTTTTTATTGTACATCACAGTGTAATGCACTGGATTATTGACATTTCAGATTCTCTTGATAAATGCAATGTCATAATCAATACCAGTCTtatgctttgtgtagcaccatcAGCAAGGGGTCTGATTGGTCACAAATTCATTCAACAGTATCACAATGACCCCAACACACAACTTGTCTTAAAAAGCTGTCTTCGTGAAAGAAGTCTGACCTCCACCTGATCCCGGCATCATGGACTTAGTCTGGGATCACATGAAGAGACAGCAGCAATGGAGGTCCATAAATTTATTGGGCTTGTTCATCCAAACTTGTTTATCAACTTCAGCTTGTCCAGAAATCTGCACACCCAAAGTCAGCTGAACATGTCACAGGTCTGCTGATTCCACCACATTGGCTCCCTGTACATATCTCACTGATCTCCTCCAGATTTCTAAATCATCATGGTGTCTTCACCAGCAGGTCTGTTGATTAATCTCAGAACTATGGGTTattcttagtttgttttttactcttCAGTCTATACTGTATTTCACTGTTATGCAactgatttgtttttatgttataATTTGCAAAGCCAGCATAAGCTTAAATAGTAAGAATAGGACATCTACTTAATCTTGATTCCCAATCTTACAGAGCAGCTGAGGTGACAATTTAACTCAATTAAAAAAGGTTTGTTATTTCAGTTAAGATTACGCCTCTGTAGTTCAGATCCCTGAATGCATTTATGTTTAATCAGATCCCCACAAACTAAGTGATGCACAGCAAACCACTTTAAAGCCAGGAGCTGGGGCACTAGTGGGTTTTGTGGCATCTGGGAAATGTTTAGAAATTCCCATGCGTTACAACACACTGTGGTGGGGTGTGTGAGAAACTGGGCAGCTGATAGGCCTGCATGACACTAGTGATAACATGAAAAGTACTGACAAAGCCTCCTTTCCATTAATTTACCCAGTGAGCCAACAGAAACCACACCAAGACCCTGGAACTGCTAAATCTGAGCTGATTTTAACTGCTGTTAGTGTCAGTGCAGTTTTCCTGCTGTGACATGGCAGAAGTTTTGTACCTAATAAAGACCCTGACTCTTGCACTTTCTTGCATGTGGAGCAGCCAGGTGATCTGGCCCTGGTTGCTTTTTTGTGGTGTGCAATGTAGGGCCAGTGTTTGAGTTTGTGTGTCTCAATCAAGTTTCAGGTTTTGTTACATAACTTATAAAGATTTTAAAGATTTAATATATTGTTTACAGATTTAAAGGCCTGGCATACCTGTACAGGTGTTTGGCTAAAATGTGGCCTCTGTTCAGGTTGTGGGTAGAAAGCTGTAAATGAAGTAAATGGTAATGGTCTCATCTAACCAACTCAGCAAAGTATGAGTTAAATTTTGTGGAAAATCTAAtctaaatcaaattaaaataagttCAATCATCTGAGCAAGAAGACCATGTGTAGGGAagattcctgttttatttacactccTCACTTCCTTTCATCTTTCCTTGTTGCTTTTAGCtcagtttttattagttttagtgttattttcagtctttttaattATTAGGCAGTGTGTCAGGGGCAAGATTTCAGTAGTTTAGGATAGATAAGTTTGGGCAAGATAAACCATTACAGCActtcttaaatttaaaaaagcctCAGCAGGAAGGTTTTGATAACATTTttgccaaaattaaaaaaaactcaaatcaaGGACCGCTTCcctataaatattttttttttaattttttgttagTGTTAAGGAGCCTACTCAGCATCGTTTCAGTTAGTTTCCGTTTTTTGTGTTTCAAAGGTCtagtttctatttttatttcagttaacgaaatTGCTCACTGAAATTTTCACAGCTTTTTTCCTTctgtatttttgctttgttttgtttttgtttcattttaattaagtgtAATAATCTTGCACACAAcctagttttctttcttttcagttttttcttttaataaaattttgGTTTGGGTTTGACACCTGCTCTCGCGAGATCTCGCCTACTACTGAGTTGTGTCTCCCGGAAAATATCGTGAGACGTTGATAGTAGAGGACTGCTCAGCTAAGGTAAGTGAGGGTACTGGTTCCACCATCAACGCGGCAGAATTCACGTAGGTCCCGGCAGGTGATGAAACGATTGTGGGGACAGATGTCTGTCCGGTGGTGGCTGCGTTAGGCTCGATGTTAGACGGACTGAGTGTCCGGCGGGCGGCTCGCTAGCGGCAGGATACCCGCTGAGGTGATGAGCGGACGGTTGGATGAATGGGGCGGATCGGGACGCTAGCTACCGTCACGTCTAATCGATTCTGCGATTGAAGCAAACTACAGTGATAAATGAAGTTTTATAGATCCGATAAGAGGGAAATGGGCGCTGAAATTTAGCTTGGAAAGGCGAGAGATTTTATGTGAGGCTGGAGTAAACGTTACCTAACGTAGCATCCCGGGCTAACCTGAGTCACTGGCAGCTGAATGAATGCTATCAGACCGGCACATCGCGGCCCTGCGCCCACCTAAGATCACCATTTAACTAAATAGGCCGTGTTTGAACCTGCGGTAGCTGGATGAGGTGAGGAGCTGGGGTCAGAAACAGCGGTAGTGCGTTGATCCtcttcagcaccatggacagggCTGCAGAAagtccttatttatttatattttttagtcCTATATTTCACCTTACTGAGCTTCTTTGCTCTCTTTACTCAATAACTGCCATCACAGGACAATTTAATCAATGCATTTACATCATATATTAAAAGCTAGGCATTGGCCAGCTCTTTTCCACATTAAAGATAACACATACTTAATGTTTCAGTGTACAGGATAGTTCATTGCTTGTCTTTGGGTTGTGTGACAAAAGCATCTCACTTGAAAACATGGGTGAAGTGTGCAGAGTATATTTTGGACccttagagaaaaaaattagtgTTGAATTCTTAAAAGATATTTTTGCCCCCTGAGTGGTCATACACAGCACTTATAATGTGGTGATATAATTTTGTTACTTCTATTTCTACCTGCTCTGTCTTCCCTGAAAGAAGTGTCCCTCCTCTTGTTGCTTTCCCTGAGGTTatctcttctttctcctccaTGCTGTGCAGATTTTAAAGCTGCCTAaggcatgtttttatttgtgcttGATATGACTCGATGTAAAAGTAATCTAGAGAGGAAAAATTCATCTTTTGTCTCTGTTTAAGACCAGGTGGCTTTGTTATAGATGTGTTTGAGCCAGGCTCTGTTATATAGGACATTTTTCATGTGCTTTAAGGGCTTGGCGTTGTTACAGGCTAACATTtgaaagagggaaaaagagaaaaaaaaaatcatcagtaagGGTCTGAACAGATTGCGCTGAAGCCTGGAGTCATGGCATCTCCATCACCCGCTCTGTGATAATGACTGTGGGCGAGTAACACAGCTCTGCACCTGTCTTGCTGTGTGCTTGTAGAAGTGAGATTTCTTTGGCttgattttgtaatttta
Protein-coding sequences here:
- the fkbp11 gene encoding peptidyl-prolyl cis-trans isomerase FKBP11 — its product is MASLSQKFTMKTAVFMLLLAVFTCGLAQVEDADEPEELQVETLVKPETCSILSRMGDTLQIHYTGKLMDGKVIDSSLSRDPLVVELGKRTVIAGLEQSLVGVCEGQKIKATIPSHLAYGKKGYPPTIPGNAALEFEVEVISLSQQTQWQKMVNDVFPLVCLALVPTLLGLVGLYLYKKASAQKPSKKKAKDKKSKKK